Below is a window of Brassica napus cultivar Da-Ae chromosome A5, Da-Ae, whole genome shotgun sequence DNA.
AATTGCGAAAACTTGTTTGAAATATCTTTGGCTTTATTTTAGTTGCAAAAAATTCTAGGCGAACCATGATGTTTTTGGAAAAGGAACAAAAGTCAGTTGCGTCGCCAAAAAAAAAGGGTCAGTTGCTAAACTTTTTCTCCATAAGATTTTACCAATAAAGTTAGCAGCCCCGCATACCTTTGCCTTCTTGCATGTCACATTAACATCTTCATATACATACCATAAACTCTGTGACAAAAAGTAAAGTTTAAACACAACAGATCTGATCATTTCCCCTTACTATATATATCCTTACAATTGCATAGCATTTGTTATTTCATCTTTGCATAACATATTGTATACGAGAGTATTTATTTCCATATATCAAATAACTCACCATCTTTATGAAAACCCCACTATTTTAAATGAACAAATCTTTAACATACTAATTCATGCAAATTACTTCTCAAAAGTACTCAAGACACAACAACTTACCTTGCACAGTACTCAAAGAAGCTCAACAAAGATCCGATTATCATACATGCAGGAGAGATGTCTTGACGTCACATAAGCAAACCTTGGACCTACGACCATCACAACAACTTACCTTGCACAGTACTCAAAGAACAACTTACCATGCACAGTACTCAAAGAAGCTCAACAAAGATCCGATTATCATACATGCAGGAGAGATGTCTTGACGTCACATAAGCAAACCTTGGACCTACGACCATCACTGTCCATCTCATGGGATAGAGCCATGGCTTACTTCAAATCCAGATGCTTGAGTGTTTTTGACATGGCTACATGACTTCTAGGTCACTTGTTACCTTTTTTTCAGTTATATAGACCGTTTATCAGGATTTTAGGATTGGCCATCCCATTTTGGGTTTGGTTTCAAAACTCTCCAGTTTATTTATCAAATTTACAAACCAAATTATTTTTACTCGTCTCGGTTGAATATATAGGTTTGGTTTCAGTTCAGTAGAACTTTCAGTTTGAAGTCAGTTAAGGTTTGTAACTTGTATATAGAAAAATGGAAACCGAGTCAGATTGATTTTGGATCGGTTATTCAAGGTAGTTTTGGTTTATACTGAATTGAACCTCCTAAACCGGGATAAGAACACATTGCAGCTACATCGATCATTGACCGTCTCTACAATTTTAACAAGACTGGTAAACCAAACCCGAGTCTTTCCTCTCTGAAATGGCAAAGCAATGTCCACCAAGAAGCTCATTCTACTCGCTGATTCTATCAAACAAATCTGTTCTTGAAGTAGATCAATAATTGCTTTACAAAGATGACACCAAGCAAAATCTGAGGAGTTGTCAGATAGTTCTGAGGATAGATACGAAGAGACAAGCAGGCTTACAAACAAAGAGTACAATCTCTCTCCCCCGATTGCAAGAAGCATAAACATGAAACAACAGGGAGAAAAAAGATTGAAAACTCTATGTTTCAGATATAGATTTATGTTGTTATTTATTACATTGTGATCGCCGTGAAAAAAGGCTTCTCTATAGCTAACAGgagtttgattcttttttttttgtgtttctttccaaaaaagtagtattctctttttttctgaTATTCACATAAGTATAAAGTGTATGCAGTCAAAATTGCTCCCGCACGCACGaaagagaaaataatattttatttgtctAACCTCTTTGCTTTATGACTCAGTTTGTGTAGTGCCAAGCTTCTCAGTCTCTTGCTTGTTCCTTCCTGGTAGCTTTAAGAAGAGGCCAAACaattataagaatataattCTGTTACATTACCAACAAAAGAGGTTTTAGCAGAGAGTAAGATCTATCATAGCTTCTGTAAGATTGTTTGCAAACACTTTTTCATTATAGAAAATGGAAAATGAGTACCTCAAAATAGTTGTCAAAGCACGAATCTTCAAACAGAAACCTCTTCCTCGGAAACTCGCTATCAAAGATGACCTACTTGtctaagcttcttcttctttttgttttatcttattATACTGTTATAAGTAGAATCTGACTAGTCACCATTCTGAGTAGCAGGACTCTGATGTAAACTTTTTGTTTGGCTCTTGTTCTCACCATGGCTTTGAGTCTCTTCCAGCTTCTGGCTCTCCATATGGGTTTGATGCTCGATCTGAACCTGGTTAGTGTGGCTCTTGGTCTTGATTACCTGACTCTAACAAGCGTTCAACAATTAAATggagattaaaaaaaactaatcaagaACCATAAACTTATCTTTTTGCTGAGCATATTCTTACCTTGTACATGTACTTCCTACGAAGTTTCATGGCTGTGCGTATGCATCTCCTTACTCGAAACACAAGAACCTTATCATTGAATATCTGCAACAACATAGTATATTAGATGCATCTCAACAACTGAGAATGCAAGGTGAAGTTTCCACCTGTATCATGTCATCAATGGAGCGAGTTTCCTTAATGATCTTATGTCGATTCATGATCAAAATCGCCGCCACGCAAAACACAGGAAGAGCATCATCCCCTCTCTTGATAGATGAAACTACACAAGGGacatgtgttgttgttgttctatCGTTCCTTGACCAAAGACTCCTTGTCAAACCACAGAAGTGATATGCAGAgtatgatgatgatgctgaCTTCATCCCACTCTCCTCATAGAGCGGACCAGTAGTCTTAGGCAACGGACCACTCTTCGGCAGCAAACCGCTCATAGACAACAAACCGCTGCTCTTTGAAATTGGCCCGCTCTTTGAAATTGCTGGTTCCCTCTTTATACTCTCACCATTTATCGCTTCTACATTCACCTCAGCTTCAGATTTTCTCGGAAGCTGAATCACAAGAGGCTCCAAGCAATCATTCTCCAGAGCTTCAGCCACAGATTCATCATAATCAGCTGCCCACATCATCTAAAATCAAAAGACAAATTGCATGGTTAGTACTTAGTACAAAGTAgttgaaagaaagagagagtgaaCAGAAGAGCTACACACCTCCCACATTCTGAGAGCCTCATTAAAAGACAATTCTCGCCGGAACAGGACTAAAAGCATACGGAAAGCAAAGTGAAGACTCTCAGCACCAATACGTGATAAGTGAGAAAAGATATCTTTATCTGTGAGTTGCAATATGTGCCACAGTGACTGCAACTGATCCATCACTCCAGTAGGTCCCTCCATTTGAAAATTCGCTCGCTGCACCAGATAAGACACATAGCAAAAATCATAATGCATGATTCAGATAACATATGGTATATTAAGCGGTGTTCTAAAAACCGGTCTAGACGGCTTCTGAAAGAAACTATTTTTatctaatgattttttttattataaaaagttcGTCTAAACGTTCTAGGTGCCTGTCTAATCAATAATCTCATATAAGAGCGCCATAGCGATTTTCTTGAACattgatattaaaatattggtaTTACCGTTCTTCTTATGAGCATTTCAAAGCACCAAAAGGCATCTGCATTATCCTCAAAAAGAACCACGAAAGGAGAGACTAAATCACTCATTCCTATCAACACATTTGCAAAACATAGAGTTAGTATCCCAAACTAAAACCATGTTTCAGTTCAACATAtctaaaaaacaaaacttaaagaGAGATATGGGAACCTTGGCAATAACCAGTTGCAGGATCAACCCAAGCATAAACCGCAAGGATATCAGACATTCTTCCTAGGTTTCCCGGATCCTCGTAGAACTCAAGGTGGCTGTCCGTCCTCACCACATCAACAactgaagaaacaaaaagagttaaCTAAGTtgtcgagaaaaaaaaaagacaaggaTAATCATTCCTACCAATTCGATGCAGTGTCCAAAGCCACTCAGACACTCGATCTTCTGTGACATTCCCAACACGAGAGGGACTCTCCTTTACCGATGCTATTTCTTCAGGGACATCTGATATTCTCAAGCCAGGATAAGACGATGGTCCAACAGAATCCGAATGCATCACTTCGATCTCTGAAGCGGCCTTATGCTGTTCTCTAACTAACTCAGCATTCTTATCAACTCGAAAATGGTGCATTCCCTCCTCCTCAGGTCTTATCTCACTCTCCGGCGTGGAAACCTCAATCTTATCTAAACTATTCCTCCCAAACAAATCCGTAACCGGCAGCGAGGGGAAGTCATAGTAACCGGCAGGGGAAGCAAAGTCATATGCACTAGAAGTTTTGTATACTACGCTCTCTGGACTTTCTCTTCCGCTTGCTAACTCAATAGACTCACTAGAACTCCCTCTTCTGTGTACATGAGGTGGTGCGTCAGTACCATTATTACTCCAATCACTGTGATGATGATTCTCAGTATTATCATCATGATCATCTACACAAGCTTCTTCTGTAGTGGAAACCTTTACAGACTCATCTCTATAAGATTTCCGCATATCCATGACTTTAGACCCCACAACATAGGCAAGCGAACCAGTTCCCACGCTTGAATGCATCGTCTGGCATTGCT
It encodes the following:
- the LOC106450720 gene encoding small G protein signaling modulator 1 isoform X4, which encodes MCSGGEGKQWSCGKAGVVSLQKVGSLVRDLSEPCLSQSHIQIGKMLKPEKWQASFDSEGRVSGFQKALKLIILGGIDPSIRAEVWEFLLGCYELSSTSEHRNQLRVARRKRYNELLKQCQTMHSSVGTGSLAYVVGSKVMDMRKSYRDESVKVSTTEEACVDDHDDNTENHHHSDWSNNGTDAPPHVHRRGSSSESIELASGRESPESVVYKTSSAYDFASPAGYYDFPSLPVTDLFGRNSLDKIEVSTPESEIRPEEEGMHHFRVDKNAELVREQHKAASEIEVMHSDSVGPSSYPGLRISDVPEEIASVKESPSRVGNVTEDRVSEWLWTLHRIVVDVVRTDSHLEFYEDPGNLGRMSDILAVYAWVDPATGYCQGMSDLVSPFVVLFEDNADAFWCFEMLIRRTRANFQMEGPTGVMDQLQSLWHILQLTDKDIFSHLSRIGAESLHFAFRMLLVLFRRELSFNEALRMWEMMWAADYDESVAEALENDCLEPLVIQLPRKSEAEVNVEAINGESIKREPAISKSGPISKSSGLLSMSGLLPKSGPLPKTTGPLYEESGMKSASSSYSAYHFCGLTRSLWSRNDRTTTTHVPCVVSSIKRGDDALPVFCVAAILIMNRHKIIKETRSIDDMIQIFNDKVLVFRVRRCIRTAMKLRRKYMYKVIKTKSHTNQVQIEHQTHMESQKLEETQSHGENKSQTKSLHQSPATQNGD
- the LOC106450720 gene encoding small G protein signaling modulator 1 isoform X2 — encoded protein: MCSGGEGKQWSCGKAGVVSLQKVGSLVRDLSEPCLSQSHIQVVITIGKMLKPEKWQASFDSEGRVSGFQKALKLIILGGIDPSIRAEVWEFLLGCYELSSTSEHRNQLRVARRKRYNELLKQCQTMHSSVGTGSLAYVVGSKVMDMRKSYRDESVKVSTTEEACVDDHDDNTENHHHSDWSNNGTDAPPHVHRRGSSSESIELASGRESPESVVYKTSSAYDFASPAGYYDFPSLPVTDLFGRNSLDKIEVSTPESEIRPEEEGMHHFRVDKNAELVREQHKAASEIEVMHSDSVGPSSYPGLRISDVPEEIASVKESPSRVGNVTEDRVSEWLWTLHRIVVDVVRTDSHLEFYEDPGNLGRMSDILAVYAWVDPATGYCQGMSDLVSPFVVLFEDNADAFWCFEMLIRRTRANFQMEGPTGVMDQLQSLWHILQLTDKDIFSHLSRIGAESLHFAFRMLLVLFRRELSFNEALRMWEMMWAADYDESVAEALENDCLEPLVIQLPRKSEAEVNVEAINGESIKREPAISKSGPISKSSGLLSMSGLLPKSGPLPKTTGPLYEESGMKSASSSYSAYHFCGLTRSLWSRNDRTTTTHVPCVVSSIKRGDDALPVFCVAAILIMNRHKIIKETRSIDDMIQIFNDKVLVFRVRRCIRTAMKLRRKYMYKVIKTKSHTNQVQIEHQTHMESQKLEETQSHGENKSQTKSLHQSPATQNGD
- the LOC106450720 gene encoding small G protein signaling modulator 1 isoform X3; this encodes MCSGGEGKQWSCGKAGVVSLQKVGSLVRDLSEPCLSQSHIQIGKMLKPEKWQASFDSEGRVSGFQKALKLIILGGIDPSIRAEVWEFLLGCYELSSTSEHRNQLRVARRKRYNELLKQCQTMHSSVGTGSLAYVVGSKVMDMRKSYRDESVKVSTTEEACVDDHDDNTENHHHSDWSNNGTDAPPHVHRRGSSSESIELASGRESPESVVYKTSSAYDFASPAGYYDFPSLPVTDLFGRNSLDKIEVSTPESEIRPEEEGMHHFRVDKNAELVREQHKAASEIEVMHSDSVGPSSYPGLRISDVPEEIASVKESPSRVGNVTEDRVSEWLWTLHRIVVDVVRTDSHLEFYEDPGNLGRMSDILAVYAWVDPATGYCQGMSDLVSPFVVLFEDNADAFWCFEMLIRRTRANFQMEGPTGVMDQLQSLWHILQLTDKDIFSHLSRIGAESLHFAFRMLLVLFRRELSFNEALRMWEMMWAADYDESVAEALENDCLEPLVIQLPRKSEAEVNVEAINGESIKREPAISKSGPISKSSGLLSMSGLLPKSGPLPKTTGPLYEESGMKSASSSYSAYHFCGLTRSLWSRNDRTTTTHVPCVVSSIKRGDDALPVFCVAAILIMNRHKIIKETRSIDDMIQIFNDKVLVFRVRRCIRTAMKLRRKYMYKSQVIKTKSHTNQVQIEHQTHMESQKLEETQSHGENKSQTKSLHQSPATQNGD
- the LOC106450720 gene encoding small G protein signaling modulator 1 isoform X1: MCSGGEGKQWSCGKAGVVSLQKVGSLVRDLSEPCLSQSHIQVVITIGKMLKPEKWQASFDSEGRVSGFQKALKLIILGGIDPSIRAEVWEFLLGCYELSSTSEHRNQLRVARRKRYNELLKQCQTMHSSVGTGSLAYVVGSKVMDMRKSYRDESVKVSTTEEACVDDHDDNTENHHHSDWSNNGTDAPPHVHRRGSSSESIELASGRESPESVVYKTSSAYDFASPAGYYDFPSLPVTDLFGRNSLDKIEVSTPESEIRPEEEGMHHFRVDKNAELVREQHKAASEIEVMHSDSVGPSSYPGLRISDVPEEIASVKESPSRVGNVTEDRVSEWLWTLHRIVVDVVRTDSHLEFYEDPGNLGRMSDILAVYAWVDPATGYCQGMSDLVSPFVVLFEDNADAFWCFEMLIRRTRANFQMEGPTGVMDQLQSLWHILQLTDKDIFSHLSRIGAESLHFAFRMLLVLFRRELSFNEALRMWEMMWAADYDESVAEALENDCLEPLVIQLPRKSEAEVNVEAINGESIKREPAISKSGPISKSSGLLSMSGLLPKSGPLPKTTGPLYEESGMKSASSSYSAYHFCGLTRSLWSRNDRTTTTHVPCVVSSIKRGDDALPVFCVAAILIMNRHKIIKETRSIDDMIQIFNDKVLVFRVRRCIRTAMKLRRKYMYKSQVIKTKSHTNQVQIEHQTHMESQKLEETQSHGENKSQTKSLHQSPATQNGD